Within Halopelagius longus, the genomic segment AGGGAGGAGCGCGGCAGTTCCGGTGAGGACCGTTCGGCGGTTCATACCTGACAGTCGCGCCGTCGGGAAATAGTCGTATCGTAGGCACAAACAGTCCTTGGTGCTTTCCGCGCGACGGGGTGGCACACCGCGAGGGAGTGGCCGCATCGCAAACCATTTCAAGGGGTGACGCCAATCCAGGAGTGAGTCCTGATAGGGTAGTGGACTATCCTCTTGGCTTGCGGAGCCAGGGACCGGAGTTCAAATCTCCGTCAGGACGTTTCTGCGAGGCGCTACGCGACGAGCGAAGCGAGGAGCCTGCGCCTCGTGAAACTCCTCCGAGGTGATTTGAGCAGACGAGACGAGCAACGCGAGTCTCGGCGAGTTCAAATCTCCGTCAGGGCGCTCATTTCACTCGCGACCCGACTTGCTCCCCGTGCGCGCTGAGCGTCGTCTACCTGTTTGCGGAGTCTGCATCAATACAGTTGAAGTAGTCTCACAGTGGCGACATCGAGGAGGCGGCCACCCGCACACATCGTAACCGTCTTAAGCAAACGAGGTGTAGCGAAGGATGAGTCCTGATAGGGTAGTGGACTATCCTCTTGGCTTGCGGAGCCAGGGACCGGAGTTCAAATCTCCGTCAGGACGTTTCTGCGAGACGCTACGCGACGAGCGAAGCGAGGAGCCTGCGCCTCGTGAAACTCCTCCGAGGTGATTTGAGCAGACGAGACGAGCAACGCGAGTTTCGGCGAGTTCAAATCTCCGTCAGGTCGCGAATGAAATGAGCGCCCTGACTTGCCCCACGCTCGCGTCCACTCGCGTGGGACTCCGTGAGGCCCAAAGGCCTCACGTGCCCCCGTTCACGGTGTTCACGGGGGACTCCGTCAGGACGCCATTCTACCGAGGCAAGACGGCGAGAGACTTCTGGTACTACGCGGTGAGCGAAGCGAGTCGTCTGCATCACGTGTGACAGAGGTGTTCCTCAGCGTGTACAGGGCAAGAGGAGTCTGCCGATGGAGGCGAGCAAACTGCCGAGAACGGCAGTAAGCACGAGCGCCAATATTGCCGGGAGCGCCACGCCCGAAACTGAAAGTGCGGTTCCTACGAGGCCTTTCGCGGTTACGGTCGCTAACACTGATAGTATGAGGTCTTTGATGGTGCATTTCGCTCTTGCCAGAGACCTCCCCGAGGAGTCGAACCTCGGTCTCAGCGCACCACGTTGTCCCTCTACCAGCGATTAATAGCATATTGCTCTTTGGAGAGTATAAATATTCGGGGAATTTAGTAATTCAAGATAAATGAACTGTGGGAGAGTGACTGAAGGAATTAGATATTTCGTATCCGGTGCGGACTACTCCTCGTCGTACCGCGACGGAACGTCCTCCTCGTCGTCGCTCTCCTCGATGGGGCGAACCGACGGGGTGCGGCGCTTCCGAATCGGCCGCGGCGACGGGTCACGGGAGGAGTCGTCCTTCGGCGACCCGACCCACTTCTCGTGACAGTCCGGGCAGTAGTTACCCTTGTACGTCCCGGTGAACGAATATTCGGTGCCGCAGGCGACGCAGACCGGTTCGTGCGTTCGCTTCACTCGGCCACCTCCGAAATGGTCGGATTACCGACTATTTTCATGTGCTATCACGGGCCCTACGGTACGGATACGTATAAGCGTATCACCGGCGTGCTGAAGCCCGAACGGGCGAACGTCGGCTATTTAGGATGCGGACGACGTGTTCGAAGTATGGAACGAATACTCCGCGTCGGAGCGGCGGTGTTCAACGCGGGCGACCACCACGCCGCCCACGACGCGTGGGAGCCTCGGTGGCTCGAACTGGCGGACGGGACGCCGGACGAACGACTGCTCCACGGCCTCATCCAGTACACGGCGGCCGTCCACCACGCGCGGAACCGAAACTGGAGCGGTGCGGTCGGGTTGGCGACGAGTGCGCGCGAGTACCTCGGGGAGGTGGCCGACGGAGACGGAAACTACCGGGGGGTGAACGTCGCCGCGGTGCGGCGGTATCTGGGTCGCCTCGAGGCGGACCCGGAGTTCGCCGAACGCGCGCGTCCGCTCCCGTTGCGCATCGAGGGGCGAGTCGTCCGGGCCGACGACCTGCC encodes:
- a CDS encoding DUF7564 family protein codes for the protein MKRTHEPVCVACGTEYSFTGTYKGNYCPDCHEKWVGSPKDDSSRDPSPRPIRKRRTPSVRPIEESDDEEDVPSRYDEE
- a CDS encoding DUF309 domain-containing protein, giving the protein MERILRVGAAVFNAGDHHAAHDAWEPRWLELADGTPDERLLHGLIQYTAAVHHARNRNWSGAVGLATSAREYLGEVADGDGNYRGVNVAAVRRYLGRLEADPEFAERARPLPLRIEGRVVRADDLPFEDVADAARVVAEDYDAYDEEVIERAVEYATEEVQEDEPGVGGGRAGTRYVAFLFDFVGDRENRDILYERLFAHVERERARERDATGLFE